The genome window CCATGAACTTCCTTGATCCTCGCCCCGGCACGCCTTTCGCCAACCGTCCAGTCATGGAATCGAACGAAGCGCTCAAGACCATTGGTGCTTTCCGCTTAGCACTGCCCAAGACCATTCTGCGGTTCGCCGGCGGACGTGAGCTCACCCTGGGCGACCTGGGCGCAGAAAAAGGCCTCCTCGGTGGCATTAACGCGATCATCGTCGGTAACTACTTGACGACGTTGGGTCGCCCCCAGGAAACCGACGTCGACATGCTTAACCGGTTGCACCTGCCGATTAAAGCTCTGAACGCGACTGTCTAAGGTGGCGCAATGTCGGAAGTAACCACTGCTCGCGAGGGAGTACCGAAGAAGAAGCCCGTTCGGCGTCGGCCTCGTAAAATTGCCTCCACCGATTTGGCGGATGCCATCATCGCTGGTGACGCCCCTCTGTACGATCCCTTCACCGGCACTGAACTCAGTACCGGCGAGACTCCCCACTATTCGCCGTCCATGAGGGCGGGGCTCGAAGCGCCACGGTTTTGCCAGTTGTGTGGCAGACGCATGGTGGTTCAGGTTCGTCCAGATGGATGGACTGCGGTCTGCTCGAGGCACGGGGAGCTAGATTCTGTTCTCCTCGATCCCCATCGCTGAATTGACCACGCATCCCCATTATCGCGGCCACCCCTATAATGGTTCCGGTGTTACGTTCTGATCGGTATCGCCGAGCCCTGATAGTTTTGATAGCCATCCTTGCTGTCTTCGCCCT of Corynebacterium kroppenstedtii DSM 44385 contains these proteins:
- the bsaP gene encoding biotin synthase auxiliary protein BsaP — protein: MSEVTTAREGVPKKKPVRRRPRKIASTDLADAIIAGDAPLYDPFTGTELSTGETPHYSPSMRAGLEAPRFCQLCGRRMVVQVRPDGWTAVCSRHGELDSVLLDPHR